The Lathyrus oleraceus cultivar Zhongwan6 chromosome 5, CAAS_Psat_ZW6_1.0, whole genome shotgun sequence genome includes the window TATGAGTAAATTGCTTTGATTGCTTAAGTTTCTTACCCACTTCCTTGATCAATGTAGTTTTTCCTGTGCCCCCATCCCTTGCAACCCAATCATATAATTGTTGTCATCTTTGAGTTCATCCAAAAGCTCAATGTATTTGGATTCTCTACTTTTAAAATGCATATAGTGTTGGGATGAATAGCGTTCAACATCTGGAAGACGAGTTGGGAGTCCAATTGTAAGTTCCTTTCCAGCTTCCATTAATTCTTTAATATGATCCTTCTTATTTGCCAGTACTTTTCCTCTTCTATATCTCCATATGCAATGAGGACAAAATTCAAAAAAacatttttgttttgttttggtgTCTTCTTGAATGAGCTTATCAGCTTCTTCTACCCAAGAAAGAGCATTAGCTTGAACATCTTCCCCTCTTCGGGTTGCCACTTCAATGCGTTGCTTGAAAGTTGTCCTTTCTACTTCCAACCTAGCTTTTTCTTCTTCAAAATCCTTAGCAATGCACATGAAGCAACATATATAACTCGATTTTGCAATCACGCCATTTATCAATTTCTCCACATATGGCTTCGCCAAATCAGTCAAGAAACTCGCCATCTAAATAAATTTCAATAGATCAAAGTTAGGCATATATGTATATGTTTGCATATTGTATTGTCTATTAGAAAATAAAATGCTTGATAATGAATCTTGTTCTGTGAGCATATCATTCATGTTCTTTTTGTGTAGGAAGATTTTCTAATTGAACTTGACGTACACGTTTTTCAtcaaagaattttttttatagTTTGTTTTGAATAAATATTTGAGAAACTTCAAACAGAGATTCCATTAGATATCTAAGTTTAAGATCCTTTAAGCAGATTTCTAAATAGCCGGTGTATCTTTAAAAATGATAAACAAGTTATAGAATTATAAATATAAAACTCTAAGTTGAAGAATTATAAACCCTTGTAAATAGTCTTAAACGAATACTCTAAAACTTGGTTACCTTATTTCATGCACTTTCAGTAAATGCTCAACTCGAATAGCTACTAAGAACAATCTTCCTCATATTTTTCAAATCTGCAGTAGCTAGTATTTGATGTTCTGCAGCAAAAGTATTTTCCTGTGCATTGTAACGATTAATTTATGATCCAAAAAGAGAGGAAGGGATCATATAAAGTAAAGTAGCTATCAATTGCTCTCACTTTCACATTTGTAATCAATTAATGTTCAAATGTAAAGAAAACCAATGATTCTTTAATTTTGGGTATATATGGTTTAAACAATTAACAAATTCAAAATTGGAAACACTCACCCCTAAATACAATTCATGTATAAAGTAAGTTAGAAGGCTCACAAAATGCTAGGTCGTAGTAATTGGATCCAACTGTCTAAGTTTTTTAAAAATCTAAGAACGAATTTAAAAGAGTAACTAATAAACAATAATATTTACTGTTCGTCAGCAAAAGAATCTTCATGTGCCTTGTAGTGATTAACTTATgttccaaaaaaaaaaaagaatggATCAAATAAAGTAAAGTAGCAATACTTGAAGCAACCTCCTTAAAGTATCAAGTAAAGGTTATGAATAATTTATCATATAGAAAAATGGAGTGAAAATCAAAAATGGAAATCATATACAAATTAAAAATATGAGAAAGTAACAAAAGAAAAATTTATGAGATTGTTTTCTACCTCAATCAATGTTTTACTGTTATATCAGCACATACTCGGGTCTTTTTAATAATCATTTCCTTTATTGGAAGCAGCTAGCATATAGAGAATTTGGAGTAATATACATTGCAATTCATATTATGCAGTAAACAAAAACTATAAAGAGAATAACATTTATAGATTCAATATATGTATTAGTGATCCTTTAAAATGTTAATGTGTATATGATTATTTAAGTTGAAGTAGCAAATGTTGAAGCTGTAAGAAGCATCTTTCTCCAATCTGCAGTAGCTAGTATTTGATGTTCTTCATCAAAGGAATCTTCCAATGCCTTGTAGTGATTAACTTATGTTCcataaaaaaaaagaagaatgGATGGAATAAAGTAAAGTATCAGTACTTGAAGCAAACTCCTTAGTATCAAGTAAAGGTTCAATTATTAACAAACTTTACAGCTAGCTAGAAATCCATGGTTTGGGGTTTACGATTCATGTATCTGGTAAACTAGAAGACTCCACAAAATTCAAAATAGCACTAATCGGATCCAACTGAGTaaattcatgaaaaatggaaGAATAAAGAAAAAATCTTAACATAAGTGAACACGCAACACTGAAATCAGATGCAAATTTGCAAACCACTTGGATTAAGAAAAATCTATCTCAAGTGTCAACACGTCACAATAGCATTTTACAAACAAACACTAGGAAAGCAATATCCACAACAGGTGCACAAAATCTTGTAA containing:
- the LOC127084546 gene encoding uncharacterized protein LOC127084546, with the translated sequence MASFLTDLAKPYVEKLINGVIAKSSYICCFMCIAKDFEEEKARLEVERTTFKQRIEVATRRGEDVQANALSWVEEADKLIQEDTKTKQKCFFEFCPHCIWRYRRGKVLANKKDHIKELMEAGKELTIGLPTRLPDVERYSSQHYMHFKSRESKYIELLDELKDDNNYMIGLQGMGAQEKLH